AACAAAATCGTAACTATTCTAATGGCTGTTGTATAACTCACTAGGTTAATCAACGACATCAAGTAATTTCATAGCCAATGTATTAAATTAAAAATGAATATTGGTGCAGCAAGTTTAGGGTTTAGGTGAATATATAGGTGCAGCAAGTTAAACTCATATATAGGCTAGCTAGAGCTAGCTGTGAGTTCACTTTCTTTTCTTTGCAGATTTGTTGTCAAGTTTCACTGCATAGTTTGAATCCTTGATAGTATGGAAGATTAATTGCTGTATCTTTAGACTAAGTGGTCTGTCTAATGTACTCCATGTATTCCATCTCTTCAATCAGATTGATGGCTTGTGTTTTGGCCACTTCAATCTTGAATCACTTTCTTAAGAGACTCTCCTCTTTTCAAGGTTTTATCAGAAAATGGGTGATTCACTGATTTGGAGGAGGTTTGATCAGACGGGTTTCTTTCTATATATATGCTCCCCTCAAATAAATGGGTGTAACTGGAATATATGTATATTTGAGTTTCCCTTGAATTGTTTATTTCTAATTTCTGCCGCAAATGATCTTTCATATCCTTCTTTATCAATGTGTATATTTTGTTTGAATTTATTTTGTTATAGTTTGATTTTGATCTATTCAAGAAAGAAGAAGATCTATATATGAGTTTATTGCTAGCAGCGAGACCTAGCTAGCATTAACCTACCTTACTAGAGTCACTACCTAGTTTTATTGTTACTGCATTTTCTTCTTCCTAATGTAGCTGTGTTAGCTAATATTAACATCTGTGATGATTGACAGGAGAAGCTGATCATGAATCAGATTCAAACCAAGACGAAAAAGGTAATCTCATTCACCATGTATATATATATGGTTGGCAATCCTTTGTCCATTGACATTAATTTGTTGATGCATGTATTCGTCTATGTATTTAGAGGAATCTTTCTCATTCTCTTCATTACTTGATGACAGATTCGGAATGCAACAGCGTGTAACAACAGACTCTATGAATTTGTATGCATTACTTTGCAGTAAAGTTTATTGATTCTTGTCGAGCTAGTAATTCAAACATACGTCTTTGCTTCTTTGCCCTATATATACTTTCTGTTTCTTCTTTTTCCAAATCAAGAAGCTAGCTAGATCAATGTGAGTGCTTTCTTTAAACTGTTTTTATTTATAGGATATGGATGATCCGCACTATGGACTGGTTGAAGATGGAGTGGAATATTATGATTCTGCAGTCATTGGCTATTCAGCAAATGAACACCCTCACAATGTATTTCCTTTAAGGCTGCAACCTTCTCATCATCATCATCCTAATCTTCACCATGGAGGAGGAGGAGGTTCAGATCGTACGACCTACACCCCCTTGCTTTGATCGAGTATCATTCAAGGAAGTTGATCGATCCCAATAACAGGTCGAAAACATTAATCTTTGCCGCAATGAAGTTCAAAACTGTGGTGGAGTACTATGCATTCTATGTATTGATATTAGAAGACGAAATTAAGCTGTTTAGCTAGCTAGTAGTAGATGTTATCTTAAGGGATGCTTGGCTGGTTGAGATCGATGCGTGTAGAGTACTGTACTGTGTCCATGACATTCTGATTGATCCCGGCATGTCTTTTGTTCTTTGATTGCGATCTGTTTGCTATAACAGTAGATTTGATTGAAGACTTCTGATCAGTTGCTTGTTCACTTTGCTTTCCTACTATGTGAAATAAGCCTCCGGTTTAGAACTTCTTTTTTCCCTGATTGGGCCTCCGGATCACAACTTTGGATGTTCAGTTTCTCGAAGCTAATTCCATTCTCTGACTAATGAATCTTCCATGTGTTTTTTTTCCCCCAAAAATTACTTGTCAAGATATGAGAAACATGTCTAATCCGATATAAAAAAAAAATGTCTAATAAGGTCATGTCACAACATTATTGCGAAATCAAAGTTTTAATCAGTTTAGCTATTTGAAATGAAAAAAAACCAACCATGCGTTCTTCGTAAAGTCGGACAGATTGATCATTTTCTACTTAAACGAAAGATACAAAAATGAAGTTGTATTACCCACAAAACTCGAGCTTTAATCTTCATAAAGAGAAATTTTAAATACACATCCTTAATATCTTAATACACATCCTTTACTTAATACACCACTTATCAAATTTTTCATTTCAGTATTATACTTAATACACATCCCAAAATGCTTCAAATGCCCTTAATTTATGAAATATTCCGTTATTTAATATAATTAATATATATTTACTATTTGGTATCTCTTTTTACATATTATTTCGTCTAATTTTTGCTATCATCGTTCAATTTATAATCAAATGATTATTGTTATATCTCAACTCTAAATCACCAATACATGTTTTCAAAATTCACAAGCTAGTACAACTGTAGAAGTACAGTAGCTATTAAACATAGATAGCTAGTTATTCGATAAAACATGTCATGATAAAGATGCAGTACTTAACAATATGATCTACAAGATCAAATTAAACCTGATAAAGAGGCAGTATTTGACAATATGATCTATAAGATCAAACTAAAGCTGATACGGATAACAAAAAAAAAAAAAAAAAACAACCCAAATGAATTGTGGAGAAGAATTGGGGTTAAGGGAAAAGACGTGCTTTCAACGATTTTAGGGTAGAAGACGTTGGAAAGAATACTTCTAGCGTGATTTTTTTTTTTAATAATAGATGTATATTTTGGTCATTTAGCTTACCTATAAAATCTCAATAGAAACATAAAATAAATAGGGATGTGTATTAAAAGATTAGGGATGTGTATTTAAAATTTTTCCTTTCATAAAACCAACTTGAAAAAGTAAAACAAATGTTTCACTCAATTTAAATATTTACGTAATCTAAAGATACAATAAGATCCCGAATCTCGTGGAATACAATGTAAATCTTCAAATTCCTATTCGAGCTAAAACGTTTCGTATAATGGTCCAAAAATAAGAAAACTATAATCGAAAAGGGAAAGAAGCATAAAAGAAAAAAAAAAACACAAATATATTGTACCCAGAAAAAGAACCAAATGCAATTTATAAATAGTTTTCTTCGGAAGTAGGGACTCTATGGTCAATGGTCAAACCCCGGGCACTGAGCAGGAGAGTCCTCGCCAACCTCTGCACCTTCTTCTTCTTCTTCCCCAACCGCCTCACACCCGTCGCCAATCGCTCACCTCAAACGCCCAATTGGCCCTCCACGTGTCGCGAAACCTCTCTAAAACCCTTCCCAACCCCTCTCTCACCTATGCTCGACGAAGCTGAGGCGTAGGCATGGCCGGGGACGCAGCTCTGGCGCGGAGCTCGGCCGTCGGCGCCTGGATTCCGGCCGACGATGTTTTGCTCAAGAACGCCGTTGAGGTCAAAATTTTGAAGTTTTGATAATGTTCTTCATTTAACTATTGTGATATAATTCGTTTAAATTTCGAACAAGTTAATTTTTGTATGAGGTTAAAATTGTGAGTTTTTTGAATTGTATTTGAAGAATGAGGGGATTTGATGATAGGCTGTAGTGTGTTTAAGTGTCAATTCAAGCAATAGAATCAAGAGATTGATAGAGTTTTTGCTGCGGTTGAGTCATTGTTTGCGGTATCTATTAGTCTGACTAAGAACTAATTGCCACTGTTAGTTAGGGTGGATTGTCCTGGTGTCTCTTTCAGAGATGAGTGAGAGTTTGGCATTTTTCAAAGTGTTTATTTTTGACCAGTGATAATTTGTTATACAAGTTACACAGAAGCATGATACATGTGCTAAAACATGAATGTTCTTTCATAAAGAACCTATCTATTTAGAGCTCTTTAAAAAAGTTGAGGTCTTGATAGGGAATCTTTATAACGGAAAATTTCAGGAGGATAATAACTGCTGTTTAGATTATGAGAAGACTGTACCTATATTCTCGAAAGTTATTTTTGGATTTAATAGTTGTATCTTGGGGGTTCGATGTATTCTTTTGTTCTGTTTGCAGGCTGGTGCTTCCTTGGAATCACTTGCTAAAGGCGCAGTTCATTTTTCTCGAAGGTTTACTGTGCAAGAACTGCAAGATCGGTGGTACTCTATCTTGTATGATCCAGTTGTGGCTGAAGAAGCTTCTGCTCGCATGGCTGAGTTTGAGTTTGCCACTCCAAATTTTGCATCAAAGTTTAGTAGGGTAGGATGTTCAAAAGAAAACAAATGTGCACCTGGAAAGAGAAAAGCTGAAAGTGTTCGGAGTAGTTACTCTGCTCTGCGTAAAAGGATCTGCAGCGAGCCATTTGACTCCATGGACCTCAGTTTTATACTTGCACCCAGCGATAGTAACTATATTGTAAATGGAGATGAGCCTCTCTCTGAACATGTCATGACTGGAGATCCAATCGCACATAATTTTGGACTTGACGGATCAGATATGGATAATACTATGCATCAGACATTTCCACAAGATCTGATGCATGACAGCACTGTAATTGGTGGTATTGAAACTGCGGATACATTTGGAGGACTGCAGAAGCCCACTGAAGAAGATTTTTTAGTTGAACAAGATAATCTACATGAAGAAGTTCCCTATATCGAAGACAATCTGCCAATCACAGGGAATGGATCTGAGGTCAATGAATTCGGTCAACCAAAGGATTTGCTGGATTGCAGCATGTTCAGTGCCGGTAATTCAGGAATGGAACCTCCGTGTTCGCTTGATCAAATTAATAATGACGGGGTACATTTGTGTTCCCCATTTGAAGGGAATCAGGTTTTAAATGTAACTGCTTCAGAAAGCACTGCATCATTTCATGACTTGGAGTATTCAACTCAACTTCCTGAATCACATATCTGGAGCACAGTTCCAGCAACATCCGTGCCGGTTGATATTGGCCCCAGAGAGAATGATACTTGTACAAGAGATTCTTTTGAACTTCTTGACGTTATTGGTGCCAAGAACACTACAATATCAGGATACAATGTTGACCTGGGGCCAGAAGTCAAAGTCAGTGATTTCAAGAGTCCGGCTATTACTGATGTTTATTTGGCAGAATTGTCCAATTCCCTTTTAAACTTTACAAATGAGGAGGAACTCATGTTCAAAGATGAGATCGATAAGTCATACTATGATGGCCTGAGCTCACTTTTGATGAGTTCTCCAAAGGATGATATTGAAGAACACATGATTAATCGAATTGAGCCTGGGACATCTATGGCTCCACCTATGTACCCTATGGATCCCTCTTGTATAGGTCCTGCACTGGCAGATGACATAAGGGGGTCCCTCCCTGATGATGATATGAATTGCCATCCAGAGATGCTGATGCAATCATCTCCAACAGCTTCAAACTCTCAGTTTCCTGAATATAAAGATGGAGTTATCTGTTGCACGTTGAATACTGAGGAATGGGAAATTCCATGCAACGATGATGTGATTTTTCACAATCATGTGCCATTGTCATCAACTCACTGTAAAGTAAAAGAAGACAGTGAGCCAAAGCCGATATGTGCATCTGTTAAGGATCTTACTGTTAATCAAAGAAAGGGTGATACTAGAAGAAAGGTCCCCAGCTTAATGCCAAAAGAACAAAGGAATCCTGGAAAATCACACTGTATACTAGAAGTGAGTTCAAAACAACCTCTGAGTGATTTTGAGCCGTCCAAGACTAACCCGGTTGATGTGGCTTCTACAAGTACATGTCATGTCAGTGGTAATTGGGGTCAAATTGACTCGGCTAAAGCAATCACAAATCCTCTTCCCGGAATTATGGAGGAAGACAGTACATTGACAAACTGTCTTGGGTATACCTCAACAGAGTCTCATATGGCTCACCCACATCTTGATTACGATTGCGTTAGAAGCTATCCTGAGCCATATGCTACTGAAACTGATTGGGAACCTGATGCATCAGCTACAATTAGAGATCATCCATCATTACTTGCAGAAGTTGCGCCTATGGATGATGCTGTCTTAGAACCAGAAGTAAACCCAATGACATCAGATTTTGAGGGTCTTTTAGAGAGTGATGATGATATACCATGTTATTCAGATATAGAGGCAATGGTGAGTCCTCAAATGCCTGTTATCTAGTTGATAAATGCTTGTTTTGCTTTCATTGTCCTAGCTATGTTTCAATTTCCTTTATTTTTGTTCCACCTGCAGATACTTGACATGGATTTGGATCCAGATGATCAAGAAATGTATTCTGGTGAGGAAGGTAATACTCAGTCGAGCTTCTATCTGTTTAGTGATCAGCTTATTACTTGTATGTTCATACTAGTTATAAGCTGGTAAATCTATTCGCCTAATAACTGGTACAGTTTAGTTTTATGTGTAAAGTATCCATATGAAATTAGCTTCTTCTTTGGGTTGGCCATGTATTGTAATTTACATCTAGAGAGATGTTATATGCTTTTATATGATATATGTACGCTCATCTGACACATCAGATGGTAAGTGTTCCATGAAGTAGGATTATTCTTGGTCTACACTAGTTTGCATCACAATAGATGATGTCCGCATTACTCTTTTTTGAAATAGATTCTGTAGTAAAGGAAAAGGATGAATTACATATTGGATATACTGGGTGCAGTTGGCGCTTCCTTATTGAATGATCATTAACTTTGAGTTCCACGCTATATACACACATATATCATACAAACTTTTCTTTTCCTCCCAATTTCCGTATTCAACTAATATTTTCGTTTTTCAAATTCACTATTTTTTTTGTTAATTTTGAGTTCTCTATATGTAGTCTCAAGATACCAGGATGAGGACACTAAGAGAGCAATCATGAGACTGGAGCAGGGTGCTTATTCGTATATGCAGAGAGCCATTGCATCTCACGGAGCATTTGCCATTTTGTATGGCCGCCATTCAAAGCATTTTATTAAGAAGCCTGAGGTATTGGAATTAGTCTTGAATTCTCTTCAATCCTAATTGGGACTATTCTATGGACCTTCTTTGGGATCTCTCTCTCTGTCTGTCTGGGTTGGGTTTGGGAGAGAATCATAAATTGTTGAATGCGATTTCTCTCTGTTTAATTTAACTCCTCGTCTTCTATATTGTCCAAGTGATCTAGGTACATATGCATTGGAGCGATATTATTTTTATTATTATTATTTTAAAAATGATGGTTTTGATTCATGTAGTAAATTCACTTTTGATCATAAATAGGGTTTTTGAAATTCTTTATTCCAAAATTACTTTTAAGAGACCAGAGTAAGGTATCGGGTCACATAATTTGTCGAAGTAAGTCAGTCAATATTTCATGTGATGGAGTTGTGACTGTATAATTTTTGACCTCCACAGGTGTTACTGGGTAGGACAACAAACGATCTTATTGTTGACATTGACTTGGCAAGAGAAGGGAGTGGTAATAAAGTCTCTCGGCAACAGGTATGAATACTTATAACTTATTATTCATATCGTTCATACCATTATCCTTCCAACTGTTTGAAGCACATAACTTCAGATCTGTTTATATGTTATATTTATTTAGAATTAGATGTTCTCATATTATGCTGTTCATATCTTGTTTCGAATCCTAAAAAGGCATAAGTTCTATGTCGTAATGAAATCACTACATTTTTCTTTTCTTCTTTTTTTAGGCAACATTAAAGATGGAAAAAGATGGATCCTTCTATCTGAAAAATCTTGGGAGTTGTTCAATCTCAGTAAATAGCACGGAATTAACCCCAGGACAGAGTCTACGCCTTAGTTCCAGTTGCTTGATTGAGGTATGTTCTGACAGTTCCTTTTGGTATATATACCATGGAGTCATTGATCTCCTACTCTCCTTATAGCTTTACCCTCAGGATGGGGTTTTATTTGCAAAGCAGTGTGTGTGTGTGCGTGCGTGCACGCGCATGCATGTCTCATGTTATTTTGAGTCATTAGAGGCCAGGTTGTTTCTTATAGATTATAGTTATATAATTGGAGGATCTCAAGCACCTATATCATGTCAAGAGACCAGGCTCGAAAAACACTAATGATATTGTAGTTAAGTTTCTACTGCTTGTATGAATATCATTTCTTTAGACGTAAACTAAATGTTTCATCTCCGCAAATGGTCAACTTGCAGATACGCGGAATGCCATTCATATTTGAAGTGAACGAAATTCGTGTGAAGCAGTATCTAGATAGCATAACTCAAGCCTCAAGGTTAGCACAAGACAACATCTGCGTAGGGCAATGAAGTTGCCATGAACGGTGATGGGTGCAGAAGGCGCTAATTTTTCTGCACCTTCTGGGTTCCCTAGTTAACCCATTTTTTCCTTTCTCTGTTGTATCACCTGTATGTAACTAGTGCTGATTAGGTTTTTCTTTTAACCTCCATCTAACAACAAAGTAGATGACTGTTGAAAGCGGGATTTGCAATAGAAGCCAGTTTTGTTTCTCATGTTCACTTCTCTAAACTATGCTGTACGTGTGTGGGAATTGAGGGAATAATAACAGGACTGCTCTGAGTGAGAAATAAAGAAAATGAAAATATTAAAGGTTGCAGGAGACCATCCAGTGATGAAGGCTCCACTTCATAGTTCATAAACACAAGTCCTTCAACTCAACGATGGAGGATGTTACCTCATCCAAAAGCAACCGTGCATCTTTCGGAGCTGCTTCAGTGTTTTTTTTTTTTGTATGAAAACCTCACTAGATTAAATGGAGATGCCTCTAATGCCCCTACGGTTTACATAGTCAAAAAACAGCATTAGGCTAGTTTCCAGAGGAACACTCTCCTCTCAGAAACAAACATCTTTTATTTTGTGACCAAAATTTGTCACAGTATTAGCTACAAAATTACCCTCTCTTAAAATATGCTTGAAATTATATATAATATAATGAAAGGAGGAGCTGCTAGCTTCAGTGTTAATGGAGCTTCCTTTGCCCTGTATTGGATCTGGTTTTGATAAGTTTGACTCAGGTAATTGTTGTATTATCTGCTATAGCCTTGGGACTTGAGAGAGGCAAAGAGAGAAGGTAAACCCCATATCGGTCCTAATTTGGAGACAGATCGAGACAGCTAGCTAGTTGCAGAAATAGAATAGTCCAGTGCCCAAGTGGGAAGGGACCTAGGAACCTTATGGTCTGCAGAATGAACAGCATTCTGTCTGCTACTAATAGCTAGGGCAATGGTTATATCCTTATCCTCTATTCCGATCCTATGTTCATATTCGTTTTATCAATTACATTATACTAGGGCAAAATTCCAATTCAATTCCTGGAAACTTGTATATATCTCTCAGCTGATACATATCCCTAGCTAGCTGAGTCTCAGATCCTTCTTGATCGATCCCAATGCCCATGCGGTGCCCATCTTAACCTTATCATCAGTTACTTATCATCCATGGTGCTTCTGACCTCTGAAACTTACATTGGCCAGAGTGAATTTACTCTCATCAATCTGCATGATTCCCTAGTCTTTATGGGAAGGTCCCAGAGAGGACTCATCGATCACTAGCTCACCTCGACTCTCACTTTCCATCTATATATTTGGCTTTGTTTAAGTCTGAGAATATATATTACAAGTAGAACGAAAACTGATGAACAAGTATTGATGGAACTAAATAATCAAGTATTATTGTACTAGGGGATGATATATATAATTGAAGGCTAGCTCAATCAATCACAGCTATAGCGCATGCATGTGTACAGCTTCATAGTGACAATTCGAACATCCAAAGTAATTCCAGAGATATAATTAAGAATATCAAACTTCCAAATATAATTAATTAATATTGAGCATTTTGTTGTTAATGCAGATCGATCTGTTTTCATTTCCAGATGAGAGGTATAGGAATCAAACCTAAGCTGCAGATTCTCTCGCCCACCCTTATATTCTTAATTATATGTCGAGTCATATCATGCAGATCGACTTTGCCGCAATGTGATACCGATCGACATGTGATCCTTCTTATGTCGATCGTCTGATTTCAAAATGAATTCCAAAATCATTTAGTCAATAAAAGGCTGTGTTTGTCGTTTAGTACCTGCTAATTACGTCATATAATCTTTTAGAACGTGATAGATCCGGAGCTAAACCTATACTAGTAAAGGGGGTTACCAAAAACATATCTTGCATGGTGAAAACATATAACATGGTTTCGGGTGGAAAAAATATATAATTTTTGGTGTTTTGATCGCTTGAAGTGTTGCTCTATAGGTTCTATAACTGTTATTTGTAATAGCTTGAAAGATAAATTTTTTTTTAAAATTTTTTATTAAATAACTCACACACTCTTAACTCTTACATATACCGATAAAGTTTAAACATATCTCTACTACTATAAAGGAAAGCCCTCAAAAGCTTCACCAAATTATGTTATTTCTAAATTATCTTTATTATGT
The window above is part of the Fragaria vesca subsp. vesca linkage group LG2, FraVesHawaii_1.0, whole genome shotgun sequence genome. Proteins encoded here:
- the LOC101301268 gene encoding uncharacterized protein LOC101301268; the protein is MAGDAALARSSAVGAWIPADDVLLKNAVEAGASLESLAKGAVHFSRRFTVQELQDRWYSILYDPVVAEEASARMAEFEFATPNFASKFSRVGCSKENKCAPGKRKAESVRSSYSALRKRICSEPFDSMDLSFILAPSDSNYIVNGDEPLSEHVMTGDPIAHNFGLDGSDMDNTMHQTFPQDLMHDSTVIGGIETADTFGGLQKPTEEDFLVEQDNLHEEVPYIEDNLPITGNGSEVNEFGQPKDLLDCSMFSAGNSGMEPPCSLDQINNDGVHLCSPFEGNQVLNVTASESTASFHDLEYSTQLPESHIWSTVPATSVPVDIGPRENDTCTRDSFELLDVIGAKNTTISGYNVDLGPEVKVSDFKSPAITDVYLAELSNSLLNFTNEEELMFKDEIDKSYYDGLSSLLMSSPKDDIEEHMINRIEPGTSMAPPMYPMDPSCIGPALADDIRGSLPDDDMNCHPEMLMQSSPTASNSQFPEYKDGVICCTLNTEEWEIPCNDDVIFHNHVPLSSTHCKVKEDSEPKPICASVKDLTVNQRKGDTRRKVPSLMPKEQRNPGKSHCILEVSSKQPLSDFEPSKTNPVDVASTSTCHVSGNWGQIDSAKAITNPLPGIMEEDSTLTNCLGYTSTESHMAHPHLDYDCVRSYPEPYATETDWEPDASATIRDHPSLLAEVAPMDDAVLEPEVNPMTSDFEGLLESDDDIPCYSDIEAMILDMDLDPDDQEMYSGEEVSRYQDEDTKRAIMRLEQGAYSYMQRAIASHGAFAILYGRHSKHFIKKPEVLLGRTTNDLIVDIDLAREGSGNKVSRQQATLKMEKDGSFYLKNLGSCSISVNSTELTPGQSLRLSSSCLIEIRGMPFIFEVNEIRVKQYLDSITQASRLAQDNICVGQ